The proteins below are encoded in one region of Desulfobacterales bacterium:
- a CDS encoding DUF4124 domain-containing protein, producing MRFQIVLYAVLVCILFPGVTLSEYYQYTDKDGNLHFTDDKAQVPESQRGEIDKFESIEKKPTPSSINARKRSSGSGDRATAPDPNTWDGGLQMRAEQLDAEKEALDKKFEALQKEKAELLGRQSTENMDADSRGAHKARIQELNERIKQYERSCEEFQEKVNQLNARIQQKPEPNSSERE from the coding sequence ATGCGATTTCAGATTGTACTTTATGCGGTTTTGGTATGTATTTTGTTTCCGGGCGTTACCTTGTCTGAATACTATCAGTACACGGACAAAGACGGGAATCTTCATTTTACAGATGATAAAGCACAGGTTCCTGAAAGTCAGCGGGGTGAGATAGATAAATTTGAATCCATTGAAAAAAAACCAACCCCGTCCAGTATAAATGCACGGAAGCGTTCTTCCGGATCAGGCGACCGGGCAACAGCCCCTGATCCAAACACATGGGACGGCGGCTTACAGATGCGTGCTGAGCAGCTAGATGCCGAAAAAGAGGCGCTTGACAAAAAGTTTGAGGCGCTTCAAAAAGAAAAGGCCGAGCTTCTGGGACGACAGTCCACTGAAAATATGGATGCCGACTCCCGGGGTGCGCACAAAGCCCGTATCCAGGAGCTAAACGAACGGATTAAGCAATATGAAAGATCCTGCGAAGAATTTCAGGAAAAAGTGAACCAGTTAAATGCAAGGATTCAACAAAAACCGGAGCCGAATTCTTCCGAGCGGGAGTAA